In Bradyrhizobium manausense, the sequence TCGTGCTGGCCATCGACCTCGACCGCTTCAAGGACATCAACGACGTCCATGGCCACGTCGGGGGCGATCATTTGCTGCGGCAGGTGGCGCAGCGCATCTCGGCCCAATTGCAGGCTGACGAATTTCTGGCGCGGATCGGCGGCGACGAATTCGTGGCCGTGAAGAGCAACGTTTTCGCCCGCGGCGAGGCCGTCAAATTCGCCGAGCGCCTGCGCAAGGTCGTGCTTGAGCCCGTCGAGTGGCAGCATCAGACCCTTGCGGTCGGCTGCAGCATCGGCGTCGCGCTGTTTCCCGAGCATGGCCAGGCGGCCGACTGCCTGACCCAACGTGCTGATCTCGCGATGTACCGCGCCAAGAGCCTCGGTCGCGGCAAGATCTGCACCTATGAGCCGTCGATGGACGAGGCCAGCCGCGTCCGCGCCGAGCTCGCGATCGATCTCAAGCGCGCGCTCGCAGGCAACGAACTCGAGCTGCACTACCAGGTGCAGAACGACACCAACACCGGCGGCATCGTCGGCTTCGAAGCGTTGATCCGCTGGAATCATCCCCAGAAGGGACGCATTCCGCCCGACGCCTTCATTCCGATCGCGGAAGAGACCGGGCTGATCATCGAGATCGGCGACTGGGTGATACGGACAGCCTGCACGACCGCCGTGCAATGGCGCTTGCCGTTCAAGGTCGCGGTGAACGTCGCGCCAATGCAGCTCAACCACGATCTGCCGCGACGCGTGGCCGAGATTCTGAAGGACACGGGATTGGCGCCGTCGCGGCTCGAGATCGAGCTGACCGAGAGCGGCATCATCGCCGACCGCCAGCATGCGCTCCAGGTCGTGCTGGCGCTGAAGGCGATCGGCGTCACCGTTGCCATGGACGATTTCGGCACCGGCTATTCCTCGCTGTCGACCCTGCAGGCGTTTCCATTCGACAAGATCAAGGTCGACAAGAGCTTCATCCAGGCAGTCGAGACCAGCGTGCACGCAGCCGCAATCGTCAAGGCAACGCTGCTGCTCGGCCGTAGTCTCAACATTCCCGTGCTGGCCGAGGGCGTCGAGACCACGCGCCATCTCGACTTCCTGCGCGAGGAAGGCTGCAGCAGCGTGCAGGGCTATCTGTTCGGCAAGCCGATGCCCGTCGAGATCGTGAACCGTATGATCGACGACGCGGGGGCGTCACGGCGGCCTGAGGCCGAAGCGCGCGAGGTCGAAGCCGCCTGACGCCTTGAGCGGATCGGCCTGAAGGGATTAAGCTGCGCCGTCCGCCTCGCCGGGAAAGGTCGCATGCAACACAAATCCATCACGACCGACATCCTCGACATCGCCTATCTCGATTATGGTGCGCCGGACGGTTGGCCGTGCATCATGGGCCACGGCTTTCCCTACGACGTGAACGCCTATGCCGAGACCGCGCCGATCCTGGCGCAAGCGGGCGCGCGGGTGCTGGTGCCGTGGCTGCGCGGCTACGGGCCGACGCGGTTTCGCTCCGCGACAACGCTGCGCTCCGGCGAGCAGGCGGCGCTGGGCGCCGATCTGATCGCTTTCATGGACGCACTCAGGATCGGGCGCGCCGTCGTCGGCGGCTATGATTGGGGCGGCCGCGCGGCCTGCGTGGTCTCGGTGCTGCACCCCGAACGCGTCGTCGGTCTCGTCTCCGGCAATTCCTACAACATCCAGAACATCGCGCGGTCCATGGAGCCGGCCTCGCCGCCAGAGGAGGCGGCGCTGTGGTATCAATATCTCTTCCACAACGAGCGCGGCCGCCGCGCGCTGGAGCGCAACCGCAGCGGATTTGCCCGCCAGCTCTGGACGATGTGGTCGCCGACATGGCAATTCGACGACGCCACGTTCGAGAAGAGCGCGGTGTCGTTCGACAATCCTGATTTCGTCGACGTCGTGATCCATTCCTATCGCCACCGCTACGCACTGGTCGAGGGCGATCCCGCCTATGCGGCGATCGAGGCGAAGCTCGCCGCGCAGCCGCCGGTCCGCGTTCCCACGATCGCGATCGACGGCGACAGCGACGGCGTCAACCCCGGCACTGCCCATCACGCGCGCAAGTTCGAGGGCTATTTCGAGCGGCGCGTGTTTGGCGGGGCCGGTCACAATCTGCCGCAGGAGCGGCCGGCCGAATGGGCGCAGGCGATGCTCGACGTGCGGAAAGCGGGCTGAAACGGCGCTGATTCCGATTTTTCCTGATCTTGGGAACCTTTTCCAACCGCAGCCGTCCAAGCTGTGGGGCCGCTTCTGTATGCGGCTCGTTGCAGGGGAGGTTTTCGATGAGTTCACAAGCGCGCAGGCTGGAACGTGTCGCGGTCGCACAGGCGCCGAGCGGACGGCCTGACAGGACAGAGGTCGAGCAGGCGATCCGGACCATGATCCGCTGGGCCGGCGATGATCCGGCGCGGGACGGTTTGCGCGACACGCCGGATCGGGTCGCACGCGCTTTCGAGGAATATTTCTCCGGCTACGCGCAAGACCCGACCGAGATCCTGCAAAAGACCTTTGAGGAGATCGAAGGCTACGACGAGATGATCGTGTTGCGCGGCGTTCGCTTCGAAAGCCATTGTGAGCACCACATGGCGCCGATCGTCGGTCGCGCCTGGGTCGCCTATATCCCGCAAGGGCGCGTCGTCGGCATCTCCAAGCTCGCGCGTCTGGTCGACATCTACGCAAAACGTCTCCAGATCCAGGAGAAGATGACCGCGCAGATTGCCAACACCATCAACGACGTGCTCAAGCCCGAAGGCGTCGGCGTCATCATCAAGGCGACGCATCACTGTATGACCACGCGCGGCGCGCACAAGCCCGGGACCGATCTCGTCACCAGCCGCATGCTCGGCGTGTTTCGCGACAATGCACTGACCCGCCAGGAGCTGCTGGGACTGGCCAATTCGGACGACTGACCCGCAAGGAGGCAACGCCATGACCGAGGACAAGAAGCCGAGCGGCCCCGACCTGACCAAGGGCGTGGCGCTCACCGCGTTCAAGGACGGCAAATTGCTCGGTCACGTCGGCGAGGAGGACGTCCTGCTGGTGCAGGCCGGCAGCGAGATCTTTGCGATCGAGCCGCTTTGCAGCCACTACCACGGCCCGCTCGCCGAGGGCCTCGTGGTCGGTGACACCATCCGCTGCCCCTGGCATCACGCCTGCTTCGCCTTGCGCACAGGAGAAGCCACCCGGCCGCCGGCGCTGAACGCGCTGGCGGTCTGGGACGTCGCGTGCGATCGCGACAGGATCGTCGTTGCACGCAAGCGCGAGGCACCGGAGCCGTCGATGGCCCATCGCAACGCGCCGACACCGGAAAAATTCGTCATCGTCGGCGGCGGTGCGGCCGGCTTCGCGGCCGCCGAGACGCTTCGCCGCGAGGGCTTTGCCGGTGCCATCACCATGCTCAGCAATGACGGCGCGATGCCGGTCGACCGGCCCAATCTCTCCAAGGACTATCTTGCCGGCAATGCGCCGGAGGATTGGCTGCCGCTGCGGGGCGAGGACTATTATCGGGACGCCGGCATCGATCTGCGGCTCAATTCCAACGTCGCGGCGATCGATCCGAAGACGCGGAGCGTGACGCTCGGCAATGGCGACAAGCTGCCGTTCGATCGCCTGCTGCTCGCCACCGGCGCAGAGCCGGTTAAGCTGCAGATCCCGGGGGCAGATCAGCCGCATGTGCACACATTGCGCTCGGTGGCCGACAGCCGTGCCATCATCAGGGCGGCGGGCAGCGCCAAGCGGGCACTGGTGATCGGCGCCAGCTTCATTGGGCTCGAGGTCGCGGCCTCCCTGCGTGCGCGCAAGATCGAGGTCCACGTGGTCGCGCCCGAGGAGCGGCCGATGCAGAAGGTGCTCGGCCCCGAGATGGGCGACTTCGTACGCGCGCTGCACGAGGAGAACGGCGTCAACTTCCACCTCGAGGAAGCCGTCGAGAGGCTCGACGGCTTCCGCGCCACGCTGAAGAGCGGTGCCGTGATCGAGGCTGACCTCGTCGTGGTCGGTATCGGCGTCAAGCCGCGCCTCGCGCTCGCGGAGCAGGCGGGGCTGGCGGCCGACCGCGGCGTCAGCGTCAGCGAATTCCTCGAAACCAGCGTGTCCGGCATTTTCGCGGCCGGCGATATCGCGCGCTGGCCCGATCCGTATTCGCGGCAGACCATCCGCGTCGAGCATTGGGTGGTCGCGGAGCGGCAGGGCCAGACCGCGGCCCGCAACATGATGGGCAGGCGCGAGCGTTTCGACGCCGTGCCGTTCTTCTGGAGCCAGCATTACGACGTGCCGATCAACTATGTCGGCCACGCCGAGAGCTTTGACGACATCGTCATCGACGGCAGCATCAAGGACAAGGACTGCCTGCTGAAGTACCGCAAGGATGGCCGCGTCCTCGCGGTCGCCTCGATCTATCGCGACCTCGACAATCTCAAGGCCGAGCTCGAGATGGAGCAGTCGCGCGCTTGATCTGTGTCAACGCCGGCGGCCGCCCCGGCTGATCTGCTGGCTGCGGTCCCGGCACCGTGCTATCCTGAGATGTGCTCCGGGGCATCACATGCAGGAGGTGCGTCATGTCGTCTGCTTCGGATACGTCTCCCCATCTCGGCCTTGGCACCGGCATCGCCGCGCTGCATGCCAAATGGGGCTGGATCGTTGCCTTGGGTGCCGTCTACCTCATCGCCGGCTTCGTCGCGCTCGGCAGCGTCGTCATGGCGACGGTGGCCAGCGTCATCGTGGTCGGCGCGATGATGATCGTCGCCGGTGTCGCCGAGATCATCGGCGCGTTCCAGATGAAAAGCTGGGGCAAGTTCCTGATCTGGGCACTGCTCGGGGTGCTCTATGTCATCGCCGGCATCCTCACCTTCGACAATCCGCTGTTCGCGGCGGTGTTGCTGACGCTGTTCCTGGGTGCATCGCTGATCGCCTCAGGCGCCGTCAGGCTGTTTCTCGCTTTCAGCATGAAGCGCGAGAGTCCATGGGTGTGGGTGGCGCTGTCGGGCGCGATCACGCTGCTGCTCGGCCTCCTGATCGTGGCACGCTGGCCGGTGAACAGCGTCTACATCCTCGGCCTGTTCCTCGGCATCGATCTGATCATGGCGGGCGCCGGCTGGGTTAGCCTGGGCCTTGCGTTGAAGCGACGCGGCTGAACCATCAGCAACTCGACGCAAGACCAGCTTCGCGCCACCTTCTTCCGTAAGGGGAGAAGGAAGCAGGAGACCAGCATGGACTTTCAACACTCCGCCCGTTCGCTGGAGCTGCAGGAGCGCGTGCGCCAATTCATGCGGACGCATGTCGAGCCGGTCGAGGAGCTCTATTACGAGCAGGTGAAGCCGGAAGCCGTGCGCTACAGGACGCCGCCTGTGCTGCAGGATCTGAAGCGGCTGGCGCGGGAGCAGGGGCTCTGGAACCTGTTCCTGTCAGGCGAGCACGGTCCCGATCTTCCCAATTCAAGCCTCACCAATCTCGAATATGCGCCGGTGAAGGAGATCATGGGCCGAATCCTCTGGGCGCCTGAGGTTTTCAATTGCTCCGCCCCCGATGTCGGCAACATGGAGGTGCTCGCCAATTACGGCACGAAAGCGCAGCAGGAACGCTGGCTGACGCCGCTGCTGGAGGGCCGCATCCGCTCCGGCTTCTCGATGACCGAGCCGCAGGTCGCCTCCAGCGACGCCACCAACATCCAGTGCGCGATCAAGCGCGACGGAGACGACTACGTCATCAACGGGCGAAAGTGGTTCACATCGGGCGCGATGAACGAGGATTGCGAGATCCTGATCGTGATGGGCAAGACCGCGCCCGATGACCCTGATCGTCATCGCCAGCAATCGATGATCCTGGTGCCGAAAAACACACCCGGCGTCCGCATCATCAGGGATATGCTCACTTACGGCTATGACGACGCGCCGGTCGGCCATCCCGAGATCGTCTACGAGAATGTCCGCGTCCCCGCCGAGAACATGCTGCTCGGCGAAGGCCGCGGCTTCGAGATCGCGCAGGGGCGGCTCGGTCCCGGCCGCATCCATCATTGCATGCGGCTGATCGGCTGCGCCCAGCGCGCGCTGGAATTGATGTGCCAGCGTTCGGTGGCACGCACAGCCTTCGGCAAGCCGCTCGCCGAGCAGGGCTCGGTGCGCGAGGACATCGCCCACTCCTTCTGCGAGATCGCGCAGGCGCGGCTGCTCACGTTGCAGGCTGCCGACAAGATGGACCGCGAAGGCAACAAGGCCGCACGCGACCTCATCGCGGCCGCCAAGATCGTGGTGCCGAGCATGGCCGCGCGCGTGATAGACCGCGCCATCCAGATCCACGGCGCCGCCGGCGTCTCGCAGGATACGTTCCTCGCGCGCGCCTATGTCTACGCCCGCTTCATCCGCATCGGTGACGGCCCGGACCAGGTGCATCTCGCCGCCGTCGGCAAGGAGCTGATCAAGCGTGGCGGTGTGATGGGGTAAGGCGCTACTTGACGGCGCCGCCGGTGATGCCGGCGATGAAGCGGTCGAGGAAGAGATTGTAGGCTATAGCCACGGGGACGGCGGCGATCAGGGCGCCGGCCATGATCTCGCCCCAGAAGAATACGTCGCCGCGGATCAGGTCGGTCGACACACCCAGCGTGATCGGCTTCTGGTCGGACGACGAGACGAATGTCAGCGCGTAGACGAACTCCTGCAGGGTCAGGGTAAACGTGAAGATCACCACCGTCAGGATCGCCGGGATCGACAGCGGTACCGCCATCTTGATGAAGGCGCCGAACAGACTGCAGCCATCGACGATCGCCGCTTCCTCGATCTCGACCGGGAGTGCCTTGAAGAATCCCATCAGCAGCCAGGAGCAGAACGGGATCGTGAAGGTCGGATAGACCAGCACCAGCGACCACATCGAGTTCTGCAGTCCGAGTTCGGCGATGATCCGGGACAACGGCAGGAACAGCAGGGTCGGGGGCACCAGGTAGGTCAGGAAGATGAAGATGCCCAAAGCCTCGCCCCTGCGGCTGGTCATGCGCGCCAGGCTGTAGCCCGCCGGCACCGCGGTGACCAGCGTGATGGCGGTAACACAGATGCCGATGATCAGGGAGTTCAACAGCCAGCGCGCGAACAGGGTCTCCTCGAACAGATACTTGATGTGTTCGAGCGTCGGCGACTCATTGAACCAGAACGGGGTGTTGGCGATGTTGTAGAGGTCGCTGTTCTGTTTGAACGCCGTGATCACCATCCAATAGAACGGAAACGCGGACAGGATGACGAAGATTGCGACGCCGAGAAAGAAGGCCGCCTCGCGGAACGAGCGGGCAACGGGGCGGGACATGTCAGATCTCCCGGCGACGAATGAAGCGCAGCATGAAAATCACCACGACAAGGAGAACCGGCAGCATGAACAGCGAGATGGCGGCGCCATGCGCGACGTCGCCGGACACGATGCCGGTCTGGAAACCGGCAAAGCCGAGCACCGAGGTCGCGCCGCCGGGGCCGCCCATGGTCAGCAAGAAGACGATAGAGAGATCGGTGAACGTGAAAACGATGCCGAAGATCAGGCCGATGGCCACGATCGGCAGGATCATCGGCAAGATGATCTGGTAGTTGCGGCGCCAGAAGCCCGCACCATCGACCGTCGCGGCGTCGATCACGTCCTGCGGGACCGCCGTGATGCCGGCGAGGAAGATCACGATGGCGAACGGGAAGAAGCGCCAGGCATTGATGACGACGATGCACAGCATCGCGAGGTAGGGATTGCCGAGCCAGTTCGGTGCGTCTTCGCGCGTGAGGATGCCGGCTGCGATCAGGGTCCAGTTGATCACGCTGTAGAGCGAATCGAACATCCATTGCCAGGCGATCGTGGCGAGCGCGACCGGTACCGCAAAGGGCAGGATGATAAGCGCGCGCACGATCTTGCGGCCGGGGAAAGGCCGCAACAGCAGGAAGGCGCCGAATTTCCCGAGCACGAGGCCGAGCAGTTGCGAGCCGAATGTGAAGACGAAGGTGTTGCGCAGGGTGTCGAAGAAAGTCGGGTCTTGCAGAATCTGCTCGAAGTTGGCCAGACCGACAAACTTCCAGGTCGGATTGTAGATCGTGTAGGCGCTGAGTGAATAGTAGACCGCGAGCAGGAGCGGCAAACCGACCAGAAGCAGGACATAGATGATCGCCGGCGCGACCAGGATCGCTTCGAACACCCCGCGGCGGTCGAGGATGAAGTGAAAGCGTGAAACCGGCTTGGCAACAGGTTCCGCGATGACGGCCATCGATGACCCTCCGGCTCAATGGCTCGCGCGGCGATCGCCGCTGGTGCCGAAATGGCGCAGCGCGCTGTTCTTCACCGCGAACCGGTGCCATTCACCGGGGCGGATGCTCCCCTCCGCCACGTGGGCCGGCGGCAACTTCGCCGTGATCGGCTGCTTCGAATCGAAGCCGTCCATCACGCCATAGACGATGCGCTCGGACCCGAGATATTCGGACCGGTCGACGCGAAACGAAAATTCGGTCGCGGCGCCGTCTTCGATCATCTCTCTCGGCAGGAAGTTCTCCGGCCGGAATCCAAGATAACCGCCGCCGTTGCGGGTAACGATATTCATCGGCGGCGCGCCGACAAAGGTCGCGACGAACAGGTCGGCAGGATCCTCGTAGATCTCGGTTGGCGTCCCCACCTGCCGAATCCGTCCATGGTCGATGACCGCGATACGGTCGCCCATGCCCATCGCTTCGACCTGGTCATGAGTCACGTAGATGGTGGTGAGACGAACGCGCTGTTGAAAGTTCCTGATTTCCTGCCGCGCCGAGGTGCGTAGCTTGGCATCGAGATTGGACAGCGGTTCGTCGAGCAGAAGTGCCGTCGGCTCGCGGACGAGCGCGCGCGCGAGCGCCACACGCTGGCGCTCGCCACCGGAGAGCTGACGCGGCCGCCGGTCGAGAAGATGACCGATGCCAAGCAGCTGCGAGGCCCACTCGACCTTCTTATGGATCTCCTCGCGGGGCATGCGCTGCGTGCGCAACGGAAAGGCAATGTTGTTGCGTACCGTGTAGTGCGGATAGAGCCCATAGCTCTGGAACATCATCGCAACGCCGCGGGCGCGAGGCGGGATGTCGTTGACGACGTTGCCGCCGATCATCAGGTCGCCGCTCGTCTGTTGTTCCAGGCCGCAGATGATGCGCAGAAACGTCGTCTTGCCGCAACCCGAGGGGCCGAGCAGCACCATGAATTCGCCGTCCGGCACGTTGAGCGAAATGCCGTTGACGGCGGGGACCTCGCCGAATTTCTTGACGATGTCCCTGGTCAAGACTGCTGACATCGAACCTCCCGGAATTGACGCATGGGCACGGAATCAGGTTTTGCCGTGCCACTTCGTGAAGATTGCCTCGGATTGCTGATGCGCCCATTTGACCGAGTCCTCGGCGGACAACTGGCCCGTCGCGGCCTTCGACATCATGTCGCAGATGATGAAGTTGTTGTAGACCTCGTCGACGGCGGGCCAGGATGGCCCGGGATATCCCGGAGAGGCCGACCACTGCTCGGAATCCTGCAGTGCTGCCAGTTTGTCTGATGGCGTCGAGGTCGGATCGTTCGAAAGAATCGGCATCGGCTTCGGCACGAGATTGGCAAAACAGGGATTGTTGTAGCCTTCGCTCGCCTTGAACGCCTCCGGCCAATGATCGGCGTAGTATTTGAGGAATTCGATCGCGCCTTCCTGGTTCTTGGCGAACTTCCAGATGCCATAGAACTCGGAAGCGCCGCCCATGATCTGGCGCACCGGTCCCTTCGGCGGAGCCATCACGAACGTGTCGTCGGCGCCTTTCTTGTTTGCCTTCTGGAAGGTCCGGTAGGCCGAGATCGGGTTGACGATCATCGACCCGATGC encodes:
- a CDS encoding putative bifunctional diguanylate cyclase/phosphodiesterase; translated protein: MWQALTCLPSQHDLRYVAVAALVCVLGSLLSMRLLARVRRNTGARRFNLLFLSGLVAGGTVWTTHFAGMLGYNAPVARAFEPGLTFASLMVTVIFAWVGFFITTRTRLGPAIEGGGAIFGLGIAGMHYAGMAAFEIPGVLGWNYPLVALSIVFAAGFGAVAANRIARPITRFCKYGGALSMILAIVSLHFAGMAAVTVYPVLDMAVPPQALSDSFMITSVIVGVTLMMAMAASAYAIDLQAANEATESYKHQAMHDPLTGLPNRNGLAQQLQDLLAGRGDDTARVVVLAIDLDRFKDINDVHGHVGGDHLLRQVAQRISAQLQADEFLARIGGDEFVAVKSNVFARGEAVKFAERLRKVVLEPVEWQHQTLAVGCSIGVALFPEHGQAADCLTQRADLAMYRAKSLGRGKICTYEPSMDEASRVRAELAIDLKRALAGNELELHYQVQNDTNTGGIVGFEALIRWNHPQKGRIPPDAFIPIAEETGLIIEIGDWVIRTACTTAVQWRLPFKVAVNVAPMQLNHDLPRRVAEILKDTGLAPSRLEIELTESGIIADRQHALQVVLALKAIGVTVAMDDFGTGYSSLSTLQAFPFDKIKVDKSFIQAVETSVHAAAIVKATLLLGRSLNIPVLAEGVETTRHLDFLREEGCSSVQGYLFGKPMPVEIVNRMIDDAGASRRPEAEAREVEAA
- a CDS encoding alpha/beta fold hydrolase → MQHKSITTDILDIAYLDYGAPDGWPCIMGHGFPYDVNAYAETAPILAQAGARVLVPWLRGYGPTRFRSATTLRSGEQAALGADLIAFMDALRIGRAVVGGYDWGGRAACVVSVLHPERVVGLVSGNSYNIQNIARSMEPASPPEEAALWYQYLFHNERGRRALERNRSGFARQLWTMWSPTWQFDDATFEKSAVSFDNPDFVDVVIHSYRHRYALVEGDPAYAAIEAKLAAQPPVRVPTIAIDGDSDGVNPGTAHHARKFEGYFERRVFGGAGHNLPQERPAEWAQAMLDVRKAG
- the folE gene encoding GTP cyclohydrolase I FolE; its protein translation is MSSQARRLERVAVAQAPSGRPDRTEVEQAIRTMIRWAGDDPARDGLRDTPDRVARAFEEYFSGYAQDPTEILQKTFEEIEGYDEMIVLRGVRFESHCEHHMAPIVGRAWVAYIPQGRVVGISKLARLVDIYAKRLQIQEKMTAQIANTINDVLKPEGVGVIIKATHHCMTTRGAHKPGTDLVTSRMLGVFRDNALTRQELLGLANSDD
- a CDS encoding FAD-dependent oxidoreductase translates to MTEDKKPSGPDLTKGVALTAFKDGKLLGHVGEEDVLLVQAGSEIFAIEPLCSHYHGPLAEGLVVGDTIRCPWHHACFALRTGEATRPPALNALAVWDVACDRDRIVVARKREAPEPSMAHRNAPTPEKFVIVGGGAAGFAAAETLRREGFAGAITMLSNDGAMPVDRPNLSKDYLAGNAPEDWLPLRGEDYYRDAGIDLRLNSNVAAIDPKTRSVTLGNGDKLPFDRLLLATGAEPVKLQIPGADQPHVHTLRSVADSRAIIRAAGSAKRALVIGASFIGLEVAASLRARKIEVHVVAPEERPMQKVLGPEMGDFVRALHEENGVNFHLEEAVERLDGFRATLKSGAVIEADLVVVGIGVKPRLALAEQAGLAADRGVSVSEFLETSVSGIFAAGDIARWPDPYSRQTIRVEHWVVAERQGQTAARNMMGRRERFDAVPFFWSQHYDVPINYVGHAESFDDIVIDGSIKDKDCLLKYRKDGRVLAVASIYRDLDNLKAELEMEQSRA
- a CDS encoding HdeD family acid-resistance protein, with the translated sequence MSSASDTSPHLGLGTGIAALHAKWGWIVALGAVYLIAGFVALGSVVMATVASVIVVGAMMIVAGVAEIIGAFQMKSWGKFLIWALLGVLYVIAGILTFDNPLFAAVLLTLFLGASLIASGAVRLFLAFSMKRESPWVWVALSGAITLLLGLLIVARWPVNSVYILGLFLGIDLIMAGAGWVSLGLALKRRG
- a CDS encoding acyl-CoA dehydrogenase family protein produces the protein MDFQHSARSLELQERVRQFMRTHVEPVEELYYEQVKPEAVRYRTPPVLQDLKRLAREQGLWNLFLSGEHGPDLPNSSLTNLEYAPVKEIMGRILWAPEVFNCSAPDVGNMEVLANYGTKAQQERWLTPLLEGRIRSGFSMTEPQVASSDATNIQCAIKRDGDDYVINGRKWFTSGAMNEDCEILIVMGKTAPDDPDRHRQQSMILVPKNTPGVRIIRDMLTYGYDDAPVGHPEIVYENVRVPAENMLLGEGRGFEIAQGRLGPGRIHHCMRLIGCAQRALELMCQRSVARTAFGKPLAEQGSVREDIAHSFCEIAQARLLTLQAADKMDREGNKAARDLIAAAKIVVPSMAARVIDRAIQIHGAAGVSQDTFLARAYVYARFIRIGDGPDQVHLAAVGKELIKRGGVMG
- a CDS encoding carbohydrate ABC transporter permease: MSRPVARSFREAAFFLGVAIFVILSAFPFYWMVITAFKQNSDLYNIANTPFWFNESPTLEHIKYLFEETLFARWLLNSLIIGICVTAITLVTAVPAGYSLARMTSRRGEALGIFIFLTYLVPPTLLFLPLSRIIAELGLQNSMWSLVLVYPTFTIPFCSWLLMGFFKALPVEIEEAAIVDGCSLFGAFIKMAVPLSIPAILTVVIFTFTLTLQEFVYALTFVSSSDQKPITLGVSTDLIRGDVFFWGEIMAGALIAAVPVAIAYNLFLDRFIAGITGGAVK
- a CDS encoding carbohydrate ABC transporter permease, which produces MAVIAEPVAKPVSRFHFILDRRGVFEAILVAPAIIYVLLLVGLPLLLAVYYSLSAYTIYNPTWKFVGLANFEQILQDPTFFDTLRNTFVFTFGSQLLGLVLGKFGAFLLLRPFPGRKIVRALIILPFAVPVALATIAWQWMFDSLYSVINWTLIAAGILTREDAPNWLGNPYLAMLCIVVINAWRFFPFAIVIFLAGITAVPQDVIDAATVDGAGFWRRNYQIILPMILPIVAIGLIFGIVFTFTDLSIVFLLTMGGPGGATSVLGFAGFQTGIVSGDVAHGAAISLFMLPVLLVVVIFMLRFIRRREI
- a CDS encoding ABC transporter ATP-binding protein, whose translation is MSAVLTRDIVKKFGEVPAVNGISLNVPDGEFMVLLGPSGCGKTTFLRIICGLEQQTSGDLMIGGNVVNDIPPRARGVAMMFQSYGLYPHYTVRNNIAFPLRTQRMPREEIHKKVEWASQLLGIGHLLDRRPRQLSGGERQRVALARALVREPTALLLDEPLSNLDAKLRTSARQEIRNFQQRVRLTTIYVTHDQVEAMGMGDRIAVIDHGRIRQVGTPTEIYEDPADLFVATFVGAPPMNIVTRNGGGYLGFRPENFLPREMIEDGAATEFSFRVDRSEYLGSERIVYGVMDGFDSKQPITAKLPPAHVAEGSIRPGEWHRFAVKNSALRHFGTSGDRRASH